In the genome of Haloferax mediterranei ATCC 33500, one region contains:
- a CDS encoding IucA/IucC family protein, translating into MNGQDMLTNALETERWTGVNRELLAKMLEEFLYEELLEPIEQRTDEEWTQYRLDYGSVAYRFKAKSRPFDSYRVDVDSIERKEDGEWTAATDAVQFLLDARESLGVAPETASHLVREYNNTLLADAHIDARKEGVEESILDMDYPAIEGEMEGHPWFTINKGRIGFGYDDYQSYAPELKTPQSLVWIAVHRAFADFRSVDGLDYESLLTQQLEDTTAEFADTLRSKGHDPDSYYYLPVHEWQWDNTVAQLFAGEIASDAIVPLGTGPDTYLPQQSVRTLTNISDPEKPHVKVPIRVLNTIVYRGLPGQQALEAPRVTEYVKSIRDDDSFLRDDCNLVLPGEIASINYDHPKFSQLDDAPYQYHELLGAVWRESVESLVEDDEQVLPLSALMHEDTDGTPIVSKLADRAGCSVDEWLADCFDVLLPPLLHYLYKYGLVFMPHGTNTMLVLRDGKPTRLAIKDYVDEIAVSEVWLPELDRLPDGLYEHEDIIHQRPPEGMCQHIVGTLFICVLRYVADLLNRREGYDEDQLWRQVRASIEDYQSQFPELEERFELFDLFKPEYDKLCLNRNRLVEYGYSDDHAPPEVAAYGTVSNALAELEPTIRTGPTSE; encoded by the coding sequence ATGAACGGACAAGATATGCTTACGAACGCGCTCGAAACGGAACGATGGACCGGCGTCAATCGCGAGTTACTCGCCAAGATGCTCGAAGAATTCCTCTACGAGGAACTGCTGGAGCCAATCGAACAGAGAACCGACGAGGAATGGACACAGTACCGACTCGATTACGGGTCGGTCGCCTACCGCTTCAAGGCGAAATCGCGGCCGTTCGACAGCTACCGCGTCGACGTGGACAGCATCGAGCGCAAGGAGGATGGCGAATGGACGGCGGCAACCGATGCCGTGCAGTTCCTCCTCGACGCCAGAGAGTCTCTCGGCGTCGCACCCGAAACGGCGAGCCACCTCGTTCGGGAGTACAACAACACACTGCTGGCTGATGCGCACATCGACGCCCGCAAGGAAGGTGTCGAAGAGAGCATCCTCGACATGGACTATCCGGCCATCGAGGGAGAGATGGAAGGCCATCCGTGGTTCACCATCAACAAGGGCCGAATCGGATTCGGCTACGACGACTATCAGTCGTACGCCCCGGAGCTAAAGACCCCGCAATCGCTCGTCTGGATCGCCGTGCATCGAGCGTTCGCCGACTTCCGGAGTGTAGACGGCCTCGACTACGAGTCGCTTCTGACCCAGCAACTTGAAGACACGACCGCGGAGTTCGCCGACACGCTCCGAAGCAAGGGACACGACCCGGACTCGTATTATTACCTCCCCGTCCACGAGTGGCAGTGGGATAACACCGTTGCCCAACTGTTCGCTGGCGAGATTGCGAGTGACGCTATCGTTCCCCTCGGAACGGGGCCGGATACGTACCTCCCACAGCAGTCAGTTCGGACGCTCACGAATATCTCAGACCCCGAGAAGCCACACGTCAAGGTTCCCATCCGTGTGCTGAACACCATCGTCTATCGCGGACTCCCCGGCCAGCAAGCGCTGGAAGCACCGCGGGTTACGGAGTACGTCAAATCGATTCGTGACGATGATTCCTTCCTCCGAGATGATTGCAACCTGGTGCTACCGGGAGAGATTGCGAGTATCAACTACGACCACCCCAAGTTCTCGCAACTCGACGACGCCCCGTACCAGTACCACGAGCTATTGGGCGCAGTCTGGCGCGAGAGTGTCGAATCGCTCGTCGAGGACGACGAGCAGGTGCTCCCGCTTTCAGCACTCATGCACGAGGACACTGATGGAACACCGATTGTCTCGAAGCTCGCCGACCGCGCCGGATGCTCTGTCGACGAGTGGCTGGCGGACTGCTTCGACGTGCTGCTCCCGCCGCTGCTGCATTACCTCTACAAGTACGGACTCGTCTTCATGCCGCACGGGACGAATACGATGCTGGTCCTACGGGACGGAAAGCCCACGCGCCTCGCAATCAAGGACTACGTGGACGAAATCGCGGTTAGCGAAGTATGGCTCCCCGAACTCGACCGACTGCCCGACGGACTGTACGAACACGAAGACATCATCCACCAGCGACCGCCCGAAGGGATGTGCCAGCACATCGTCGGGACGCTGTTCATCTGTGTGCTGCGCTACGTAGCGGACCTACTCAACCGCCGAGAAGGATACGACGAAGACCAACTCTGGCGGCAGGTTCGAGCGAGTATCGAGGACTACCAGTCGCAGTTCCCGGAACTCGAAGAGCGATTCGAACTGTTCGACCTGTTCAAACCCGAGTACGACAAGCTCTGTCTAAACCGAAACCGACTGGTTGAGTACGGCTACAGTGACGACCACGCACCCCCCGAAGTCGCGGCCTACGGCACCGTCTCGAACGCGCTAGCCGAGCTTGAACCAACGATTCGAACAGGACCAACTAGTGAGTGA
- a CDS encoding lysine N(6)-hydroxylase/L-ornithine N(5)-oxygenase family protein, whose amino-acid sequence MTETPVHDVLGVGLGPFNLGLAALLDGADGSVDAVFLEQEAEFAWHEGMLIEGTTLEVPFLADLVTLADPTSPHSYLNYLRETGRIYQFYFYERFQIPRREYSDYLRWVSERLDTCQFERRVTDIQWCDDGYFEVIARHPEHGEEHRYRAEDVVFGVGSRPYVPDALGGHPERDVFHTAAYRNRKSRCLDADSITVIGSGQSAAEVFLDLLDAQADADYRLDWLTRSEGFFPMEYSKLGLQHFTPEYTQYFTDLPQETRDEVYPEQGLLYKGIDVNTSAEIYDMLYRRSIGDRDPDVGLFAMTEVTDIDRIGGGSDQGDESDDSRYLLVCEQWQSETRFTHESEVVILGTGYHRPTPGFLSPLESSIEWDEHGRYCVTDDYRLQTDDDVTGRIFVQNAELHTHGVGAPDLGLGCYRNAHIVNQLCDRTVYPEDEDTVFQDFSVEEFLETVSEGDTQMTATSMEGSR is encoded by the coding sequence ATGACTGAAACACCCGTCCACGACGTACTCGGCGTCGGTCTCGGGCCGTTTAATCTCGGCCTTGCGGCGCTACTCGATGGGGCTGATGGGTCGGTCGATGCCGTGTTCCTCGAACAAGAAGCCGAATTCGCGTGGCACGAAGGGATGCTTATCGAGGGAACGACGCTCGAAGTTCCCTTCCTCGCAGACCTCGTGACGTTAGCCGACCCGACGAGTCCACACAGCTACCTGAACTACCTCCGGGAAACCGGTCGTATCTACCAGTTTTACTTCTACGAGCGGTTCCAGATTCCCCGCCGAGAGTACAGTGACTACCTGCGCTGGGTCAGCGAACGACTCGACACGTGCCAGTTCGAGCGGCGTGTGACGGACATTCAGTGGTGCGACGACGGGTATTTCGAGGTTATCGCTCGACATCCCGAACACGGCGAAGAACACCGATACCGGGCAGAAGATGTCGTCTTCGGCGTCGGGAGTCGCCCGTACGTGCCCGACGCACTCGGTGGCCATCCGGAACGTGACGTGTTCCACACGGCAGCCTACCGAAACCGAAAATCCCGCTGTCTCGACGCGGACTCGATAACTGTCATCGGCTCCGGACAGAGCGCCGCGGAAGTGTTTTTGGACCTGCTCGATGCGCAGGCCGACGCCGACTATCGGCTCGACTGGCTTACTCGCTCGGAAGGCTTCTTCCCGATGGAGTACTCGAAACTCGGGTTACAGCACTTCACGCCGGAGTACACGCAGTACTTCACCGACCTCCCACAGGAGACCCGCGACGAGGTGTATCCCGAACAGGGGCTGCTGTACAAAGGCATCGACGTAAACACCAGCGCAGAGATTTACGACATGCTCTACCGCCGGTCAATCGGCGACCGCGACCCCGACGTGGGGCTGTTCGCGATGACGGAGGTGACGGACATCGACCGAATCGGTGGTGGCAGTGACCAAGGTGATGAGAGCGACGACTCACGATACCTCCTCGTCTGCGAGCAGTGGCAGTCCGAAACGCGATTTACCCACGAAAGCGAAGTCGTCATCCTCGGGACGGGATACCACCGGCCGACACCCGGCTTCCTCTCGCCGTTAGAGTCGTCTATCGAGTGGGACGAGCACGGCCGGTACTGCGTGACCGACGACTACCGCTTGCAGACGGACGACGACGTGACGGGTCGCATCTTCGTCCAGAACGCCGAACTGCACACTCACGGGGTCGGCGCACCCGACCTCGGACTGGGGTGTTACCGAAACGCCCATATCGTGAATCAACTCTGCGACCGAACGGTGTATCCCGAGGACGAGGATACCGTCTTTCAGGACTTTTCGGTCGAAGAGTTCCTCGAAACAGTTAGTGAGGGAGACACACAGATGACCGCCACCTCGATGGAGGGCAGCCGATGA
- a CDS encoding GNAT family N-acetyltransferase yields the protein MTVAAVDSKRREYAYEVYDETIGRTISFAEIELERDFDRLHTWFGYDHVKPDWQLDLPRSEFRLELDSKLNDDHLTLYIGHLDHVPMSYWETYSAKDDVISECYDVDPDDRGIHVLLGPPEYVGRGYGTAMIQAITAFQFETTDAKRVVGEPDIRSKRTHHVLEKCSFELKGEISLPDKDAMLVHCDRDRFFEESGYDD from the coding sequence TTGACAGTCGCGGCAGTAGACAGCAAGCGCCGAGAGTACGCCTACGAGGTGTACGACGAAACAATCGGTCGAACCATCTCCTTCGCCGAAATCGAACTGGAGCGGGACTTCGACCGGCTTCACACGTGGTTCGGCTACGACCACGTGAAACCGGACTGGCAACTCGATCTGCCACGGTCGGAGTTTCGACTCGAACTCGACTCGAAGTTGAACGACGACCACCTCACGCTGTATATCGGACACCTCGACCACGTACCGATGAGCTACTGGGAGACGTACTCGGCGAAAGACGACGTAATCAGCGAGTGCTACGACGTCGACCCAGACGACAGGGGTATTCACGTGCTCCTCGGCCCGCCGGAGTACGTCGGCCGTGGCTACGGTACGGCGATGATTCAGGCAATCACGGCGTTTCAGTTCGAAACGACCGATGCAAAGCGTGTCGTCGGTGAACCCGATATTCGAAGCAAGCGAACGCACCACGTATTAGAAAAGTGTAGCTTCGAGCTCAAAGGAGAGATTTCCCTTCCAGACAAAGACGCCATGCTCGTACATTGCGACCGCGACCGGTTCTTCGAGGAGAGTGGATACGATGACTGA
- a CDS encoding IucA/IucC family protein: MNPRDTQDSVAPAEAATLHSFLNCYLRETGDYEVIAEADAPIDADTDEVVHASLSDQGVDIYVPLRYQSLTGRHLFELPAVYRLANDEVLKLDYPTLVNLVTTELKRSRDDTGAGDELLLRVLKSHRNIERFVEARKDDEERLYGFNTSFRDAEQSLVFGHQLHPTPKSRQGIPPHKEQTYAPELRGAFSLAYFKADPSLVQQKSVRAESASEWVKSTLREDETVPESFVSEHVDTDDVLLPVHPWQAGYLREQPHVKENLGDGLEYVGQVGREFYPTSSVRTLYAPDSPFMVKASLNVKITNSERTNKLDELERGVAVTELLETELGDELAERFPSFDIVSDPGYLTLDLVEGESGFETVLRENPFRGDDAMNATPVVGLCQDHIGDGSSRLATLIETIAEREGRSTDAVSEDWFEQYLERSVRPILWLYLERGLGVEAHQQNSVLSLEDGYPDTFHYRDNQGYYLPESIHDRVDKHLPGIGERAESVCPDWIADERLRYYIILNNAFGLINAFGTAGLVEEKRLLRLLREELESLREFDRPSSSFLDELLTEPTVPCKANLLTRFHDMDELVGSLANQSVYVDIDNPLVTELEVVSP, encoded by the coding sequence ATGAACCCAAGAGATACCCAAGATTCCGTAGCGCCCGCAGAAGCCGCGACACTGCACAGTTTCCTCAACTGCTATCTCCGGGAAACCGGCGACTACGAGGTTATTGCCGAGGCCGACGCGCCAATCGATGCCGATACCGACGAAGTCGTCCACGCATCCCTCTCAGACCAGGGTGTGGACATCTACGTCCCGCTTCGGTATCAGTCGCTGACCGGCCGACATCTGTTCGAGTTACCCGCCGTGTATCGGCTTGCGAACGACGAGGTACTGAAACTCGACTACCCGACGCTCGTAAATCTCGTCACGACGGAGCTGAAACGTTCGCGCGATGATACGGGTGCAGGCGACGAACTGCTCCTGCGAGTACTCAAGAGCCACAGGAATATCGAACGATTCGTCGAAGCCCGGAAGGACGATGAAGAACGGCTCTACGGCTTCAACACGTCGTTCCGAGATGCCGAGCAATCGCTCGTATTCGGACACCAGCTACACCCGACGCCGAAAAGCCGGCAGGGAATACCGCCGCACAAAGAACAGACGTACGCCCCGGAACTGCGAGGAGCGTTCTCGCTTGCGTACTTCAAGGCAGACCCGTCGCTGGTCCAGCAAAAGTCGGTTCGAGCGGAATCCGCATCCGAGTGGGTCAAATCGACACTCCGCGAGGATGAAACCGTCCCCGAGTCGTTCGTCTCCGAGCACGTCGATACGGATGACGTGCTGCTACCTGTCCACCCGTGGCAGGCGGGATACCTCCGCGAACAGCCGCACGTCAAAGAGAATCTAGGCGACGGACTCGAATACGTCGGCCAAGTCGGACGGGAGTTCTATCCCACGTCGTCGGTTCGGACACTGTACGCCCCTGACTCCCCGTTCATGGTCAAGGCCTCTCTGAACGTCAAAATCACCAACTCCGAGCGAACGAACAAGCTCGACGAGTTGGAGCGAGGCGTCGCAGTCACCGAACTGCTCGAAACCGAACTCGGCGACGAACTGGCGGAACGATTCCCGTCGTTCGACATCGTATCGGACCCCGGATACCTGACGCTCGACCTCGTCGAGGGAGAGTCGGGATTCGAGACGGTCCTCCGAGAAAACCCATTCCGCGGCGACGACGCGATGAACGCGACACCCGTGGTGGGGCTTTGTCAGGACCACATCGGAGATGGGTCTTCGAGGCTCGCGACGCTAATCGAGACAATCGCCGAGCGCGAGGGTCGTTCGACCGATGCAGTCAGCGAAGACTGGTTCGAACAGTACCTCGAACGTTCGGTTCGGCCGATTCTCTGGCTCTACTTAGAGCGCGGACTAGGTGTCGAAGCCCACCAGCAAAACAGCGTCCTCTCGCTCGAAGACGGCTATCCCGACACGTTCCACTACCGCGACAACCAGGGCTACTACCTGCCCGAATCGATTCACGATAGGGTCGACAAACACCTGCCGGGCATCGGCGAGCGCGCGGAGTCGGTCTGTCCCGATTGGATTGCCGACGAGCGCCTCCGGTATTATATCATCCTCAACAACGCCTTCGGTCTCATCAACGCCTTTGGGACCGCCGGACTGGTCGAAGAAAAGCGGCTCCTGAGACTGCTGCGAGAGGAACTCGAATCGCTCCGGGAGTTCGACCGCCCGTCGTCGTCGTTCCTCGACGAACTCCTCACGGAACCGACGGTGCCGTGCAAGGCGAACCTGCTGACCCGCTTCCACGACATGGACGAACTCGTCGGGTCGCTGGCGAACCAGTCCGTGTACGTGGATATCGACAACCCGCTCGTCACGGAACTGGAGGTGGTCTCGCCTTGA
- a CDS encoding pyridoxal phosphate-dependent decarboxylase family protein, translating into MEGLFLGDDENDREAYQEAIEQACDLVLGEFLDNATPYSGVTPDELADTLAQFEMLPSEGDGLETALDRTGPVLRNSVGVSDPHCIAHLQCPPMVPALAAEVLLTAANQSMDSWDQSPAATHLEEQFVTELCGLFGYDEAESDGVFTSGGTQSNFVGLLLARNRILLEEYGVDVQQAGLPPEARDLRILCSEAAHFTAKQAASHLGLGENAVVTVPTDNEYRISVEAFDEAIVDIRANGNRPFAIVATAGTTDFGSIDPLEPLAERARKYDCWFHVDAAWGGALALSDEHADKLAGIEAADSIAVDFHKMFYQPISCGAVLVRDESSYDLIDRNAAYLNPERDDEAGVPNLVSKSVQTTRRFDALKPFVTMQTVGREGLASLMEYTINLADEAVELIERDSDLHVIHESELNVVLFRYVPESVPIEMTREEWIGKLNEAIRDSLLEDGEAVVARTTVDGINCLKLTLLNPRTTREDIRSLLQAITARGTEFETNPDEIRQ; encoded by the coding sequence ATGGAGGGGCTGTTCCTCGGGGACGACGAGAATGACCGCGAGGCCTATCAAGAGGCAATCGAGCAGGCGTGTGACCTCGTTCTCGGGGAGTTCCTCGACAACGCGACGCCGTATTCGGGGGTGACACCCGATGAACTGGCCGACACGCTCGCCCAGTTCGAGATGCTCCCTTCCGAGGGTGACGGACTGGAGACCGCGCTCGACCGAACCGGCCCAGTCCTCCGAAATTCCGTCGGTGTCTCCGACCCGCACTGCATCGCACACCTGCAGTGTCCACCGATGGTTCCGGCACTCGCCGCCGAAGTGCTTTTGACCGCGGCGAACCAGTCGATGGACTCGTGGGACCAGAGTCCCGCAGCGACCCACCTCGAAGAGCAGTTCGTCACCGAACTGTGTGGGCTGTTCGGCTACGACGAAGCGGAAAGCGACGGCGTCTTCACGAGCGGCGGGACACAGTCGAACTTCGTTGGCCTGCTGCTCGCACGGAATCGTATTCTACTGGAAGAGTACGGCGTCGACGTCCAACAAGCCGGGTTGCCGCCAGAAGCCCGGGACCTCCGCATCCTCTGTTCGGAAGCGGCCCACTTCACCGCCAAGCAGGCCGCCTCTCACCTCGGGTTAGGTGAAAACGCGGTCGTCACGGTCCCGACTGACAACGAGTACCGCATCTCCGTCGAGGCGTTCGACGAGGCAATTGTCGACATTCGCGCAAACGGCAATCGACCGTTTGCTATCGTCGCAACTGCCGGGACAACAGATTTCGGAAGCATCGACCCGCTGGAACCACTGGCGGAGCGTGCTCGCAAGTACGACTGTTGGTTCCACGTCGATGCCGCATGGGGTGGCGCGCTCGCGCTGAGCGACGAGCACGCCGATAAACTCGCCGGTATCGAGGCTGCGGACTCTATCGCGGTCGACTTCCACAAGATGTTCTACCAGCCCATAAGCTGTGGAGCCGTCCTCGTCCGCGACGAGTCGTCCTACGACCTCATCGACCGGAACGCGGCGTACCTGAACCCGGAACGCGACGATGAAGCCGGCGTTCCGAATCTCGTGTCGAAATCGGTACAGACGACCCGACGATTCGACGCGCTCAAACCGTTCGTCACGATGCAGACGGTCGGTCGCGAGGGGCTTGCCTCGCTGATGGAATACACCATCAATCTCGCTGACGAAGCGGTCGAGCTAATCGAGCGGGATTCGGACCTGCACGTCATCCACGAATCGGAGCTAAACGTAGTTCTCTTCCGGTACGTCCCTGAGTCCGTGCCGATAGAGATGACACGAGAGGAGTGGATAGGAAAGCTGAACGAAGCTATCCGTGATTCGCTCCTCGAAGACGGCGAAGCCGTGGTTGCACGGACAACGGTGGATGGCATCAACTGTCTGAAGCTGACGCTCCTGAATCCGCGGACGACACGCGAGGATATCCGGTCGCTCCTCCAGGCGATTACCGCTCGTGGCACCGAATTCGAAACGAACCCCGACGAAATCCGACAATGA
- a CDS encoding diaminobutyrate--2-oxoglutarate transaminase yields the protein MTNNETLLRQQAARESNARSYPRNLPHAVKEAKGVTVIDMDGNEYYDCLAGAGTLALGHNHPKVVEAMETVLAEDRPLHTLDITTPVKERFVDTLFGTLPDEFSDNARIQFCSPAGTDAIEAAIKLVKTATGNRSILGFQGGYHGMTNGALSLMGDTDPKADVPGLMPNVHHLPYPYEYRCPFGVGGEQCHELASRYVENTLDDPESGITDPAGMVVELVQGEGGAIPASDEWTREIRRMTRERDIPLIVDEVQTGLGRTGELYAFEHADIVPDVITLSKAVGGSLPLSVVVYDESLDEWEPGAHAGTFRGNQLAMAAGIATIEQVVENNLDEHAERVGERLRGHLESTASEHDAVGDVRGRGLMLGVEMVDPSGEPDGCGHFPAHSDLADAVRAACFDRGLIVELGGRHSSVVRFLPPLIVSESDVDDIGRIFDEAVEAALETVGRGTSQEVLA from the coding sequence ATGACCAACAACGAGACACTACTCAGACAGCAGGCTGCACGCGAGTCGAACGCGCGGAGTTACCCGCGAAACCTCCCGCACGCCGTCAAAGAGGCCAAAGGCGTCACCGTCATCGACATGGACGGGAACGAATACTACGACTGCCTCGCTGGGGCGGGCACGCTTGCACTCGGCCACAACCACCCGAAGGTCGTCGAGGCGATGGAAACGGTCCTTGCGGAGGACCGACCGCTCCACACGTTAGATATCACAACACCGGTCAAAGAGCGCTTCGTAGACACGCTGTTCGGGACGCTTCCCGACGAGTTTTCGGATAACGCGCGGATTCAGTTCTGTAGTCCCGCCGGAACCGACGCCATCGAAGCGGCAATTAAGTTGGTTAAGACCGCGACAGGCAACCGGTCGATACTCGGCTTCCAAGGTGGCTATCACGGCATGACGAACGGTGCGCTAAGTCTGATGGGCGATACCGACCCGAAAGCCGACGTTCCGGGGCTGATGCCGAACGTCCACCATCTGCCGTATCCCTACGAGTACCGCTGCCCGTTCGGCGTTGGCGGCGAGCAGTGTCACGAACTTGCCAGTCGGTACGTCGAGAACACGCTCGACGACCCCGAAAGCGGCATCACCGACCCCGCTGGGATGGTCGTGGAACTCGTTCAAGGCGAGGGAGGAGCAATTCCCGCCTCCGACGAGTGGACCCGCGAAATCCGACGGATGACTCGTGAGCGAGATATCCCACTCATCGTGGACGAGGTTCAGACTGGACTCGGGCGGACTGGAGAGCTATACGCGTTCGAACACGCTGACATCGTTCCGGATGTAATCACTCTCTCGAAGGCCGTCGGCGGGTCGCTTCCGCTCTCAGTTGTCGTCTACGATGAATCACTCGACGAGTGGGAACCCGGTGCGCACGCCGGGACCTTCCGCGGGAACCAACTCGCGATGGCCGCCGGAATCGCGACTATCGAACAGGTCGTGGAAAATAACTTGGACGAGCACGCCGAACGCGTGGGCGAGCGCCTTCGCGGGCACCTCGAATCGACAGCAAGCGAGCACGACGCCGTGGGAGATGTTCGTGGTCGTGGGCTGATGCTCGGCGTCGAGATGGTCGACCCCTCCGGAGAGCCGGACGGTTGCGGTCACTTCCCCGCACATTCGGACCTCGCAGACGCCGTCCGAGCGGCCTGTTTCGACCGCGGACTAATCGTAGAGTTGGGCGGCCGCCACAGCAGTGTCGTCCGGTTCCTCCCGCCGCTTATCGTTTCAGAGAGCGACGTGGACGACATCGGTCGCATCTTCGACGAGGCCGTCGAGGCCGCACTCGAAACAGTCGGGCGCGGAACGTCACAGGAGGTGCTGGCGTGA
- a CDS encoding cytochrome P450, translating into MIDNTATQTPPGPDGIPFFGNTHQLLQHDLLSWMTELVESYGEFVQLNVAGKRLVVVADPNAVETVLIDENECFEKGGFQKKVTASLLGEGLVLADGKQWREHRHALEPAFHPQQVARFAEVIQKQTARQFAGWSDGTVLDFDSEMQELTLAVIADGLFDVDTRSETWDLETSFAQVLDHFERVGQTYIYVPEWIPTPRNRRYKRALSELETVVDEIIESHARGERSEESVVSKLLSHAESSADWDRNAIRDEIITLLVAGHETTALALTFTTYLLGTTPSVLQRTRDTVDSFEESRFLEQVRECEWLEQVIDESLRLYPPAYSIFREPTTDVTLGGYRVPAGSIIALPQWAIHRDSDVFDAPTEFRPSRWTNEFASSVSPGAYFPFAAGPRRCIGERFAKLELKIVLGMFLREFDFEVNTETPLDVTPSLSTRPTEPVRVRVQRRPE; encoded by the coding sequence ATGATAGATAACACGGCGACACAGACACCGCCCGGTCCGGACGGGATACCGTTCTTCGGAAATACCCACCAGTTGTTGCAGCACGACCTGCTTAGCTGGATGACCGAACTCGTGGAGTCATACGGTGAGTTCGTGCAATTGAACGTCGCCGGAAAGCGACTCGTGGTCGTGGCCGATCCGAACGCCGTCGAAACTGTCCTCATCGACGAGAACGAGTGCTTCGAGAAAGGAGGGTTTCAGAAGAAGGTAACGGCCTCGCTCCTCGGAGAGGGGCTTGTTCTCGCGGATGGTAAACAGTGGCGAGAGCATCGACACGCACTGGAACCCGCATTTCATCCGCAGCAGGTGGCACGGTTCGCGGAGGTGATTCAAAAGCAGACCGCCCGCCAATTTGCGGGCTGGTCCGACGGGACTGTTCTCGACTTCGATAGTGAGATGCAAGAGCTAACGCTGGCGGTGATTGCAGACGGGCTTTTCGATGTGGACACCCGGTCAGAAACATGGGACCTCGAAACGTCGTTCGCACAAGTTCTCGACCATTTCGAGCGGGTTGGACAAACGTACATCTACGTACCCGAGTGGATTCCAACGCCTAGGAACCGACGGTACAAGCGAGCGCTTTCGGAACTCGAAACCGTCGTCGACGAAATCATCGAATCACACGCTCGTGGCGAGCGAAGCGAGGAATCGGTTGTGTCGAAGTTACTCAGCCATGCCGAATCCTCGGCAGACTGGGACCGGAATGCGATACGGGACGAAATTATAACGCTGCTGGTCGCTGGCCACGAGACGACGGCGTTGGCGTTGACGTTTACGACATACCTCCTCGGCACAACCCCGTCTGTGTTGCAACGAACACGGGACACGGTTGATTCGTTCGAGGAGAGTCGGTTTCTCGAACAGGTCCGGGAGTGCGAGTGGTTAGAGCAGGTGATAGACGAATCGTTACGGTTGTACCCACCAGCGTACAGTATTTTTCGCGAGCCGACGACGGATGTTACGCTCGGTGGATATCGAGTTCCAGCGGGGTCGATTATCGCATTGCCGCAGTGGGCCATCCACCGAGACAGTGATGTTTTCGACGCGCCGACGGAGTTTCGGCCATCGCGGTGGACAAACGAGTTTGCATCGTCGGTCTCTCCCGGCGCGTATTTTCCGTTTGCGGCCGGACCACGGCGATGTATCGGAGAGCGATTTGCGAAATTAGAACTAAAGATCGTCCTCGGAATGTTCCTGCGAGAGTTCGATTTCGAGGTGAACACGGAGACGCCACTGGACGTCACCCCCTCACTATCGACGCGACCCACCGAACCAGTCCGAGTGAGGGTTCAAAGGCGACCTGAATAG
- a CDS encoding helix-turn-helix transcriptional regulator — protein sequence MSNQTRDDELLDVLHKRCTILEAVSDQPYTKPELVDVIGTSRSTIDRGIGDLKSVGCVERHNGKYSLTTKGRLALAEYTKYTDIVENLGRAGEILNYLPSDSPVSQAFLDDVSVYSSNPNVPDSALEASNKLLSSSTRLVGLAPTALSTYPHIIESSMRDQGISTEIVIEETVLDSIIEVRGEIMSRLASHEDVQFYRTDAELPYALWIIEQEDGATAGITVYENGGIQGVLMNDNPAAVSWARDVYREHRDCAVEARVSLESVK from the coding sequence ATGAGTAACCAAACGAGGGACGACGAACTTCTAGATGTCCTCCACAAACGATGTACTATTCTTGAAGCCGTTTCCGACCAACCGTACACGAAGCCAGAACTCGTCGACGTTATTGGGACGTCCAGATCGACCATCGACCGAGGTATTGGTGACCTCAAATCTGTCGGCTGTGTTGAACGACACAACGGGAAATACTCCCTCACGACGAAAGGGCGACTCGCACTCGCCGAGTACACGAAATATACAGATATCGTGGAAAACCTCGGTCGTGCTGGCGAGATTCTGAACTACTTACCGTCCGATAGTCCAGTCAGTCAGGCCTTTCTCGACGACGTTTCAGTCTATTCGTCTAACCCCAACGTTCCCGACTCGGCACTCGAAGCAAGCAATAAATTACTCTCGTCTTCGACTCGGCTCGTTGGTCTCGCTCCGACTGCCCTTTCAACGTATCCACATATCATAGAGAGCAGCATGCGAGACCAAGGAATCAGTACCGAGATCGTTATCGAAGAGACGGTTCTCGACTCGATTATAGAAGTTCGTGGTGAAATCATGTCGAGATTAGCAAGCCACGAGGACGTTCAATTCTACCGAACTGACGCTGAGTTGCCGTACGCGTTATGGATAATAGAACAAGAGGACGGCGCGACAGCAGGAATCACGGTTTACGAGAACGGCGGGATACAAGGCGTACTTATGAACGACAATCCCGCCGCTGTTTCGTGGGCGAGAGATGTATACCGAGAGCATCGCGACTGTGCAGTCGAAGCGAGGGTATCCCTCGAATCCGTGAAATGA